In Sedimentibacter sp. MB31-C6, one genomic interval encodes:
- a CDS encoding NifU family protein, giving the protein MLDKIEHVLEQYVRPQLSEHYGDVEVLSLEDGNLKIKLLGQCSNCPSAKFTVEDVIESEIKKHVQEVRKVTLIESVSDDLLEMAKKILSHKKES; this is encoded by the coding sequence ATGCTTGATAAAATAGAACATGTATTAGAACAATATGTTAGACCTCAATTATCAGAACATTATGGAGATGTAGAAGTATTAAGTTTAGAAGATGGAAACTTAAAAATTAAATTATTAGGGCAATGCAGTAATTGTCCTTCTGCAAAGTTTACAGTTGAAGATGTTATTGAGAGTGAGATTAAAAAACATGTTCAAGAAGTTAGAAAAGTAACTTTAATTGAAAGTGTAAGTGATGATTTGCTAGAAATGGCGAAAAAAATATTGAGTCATAAGAAAGAAAGTTAG
- a CDS encoding 4-hydroxyphenylacetate 3-hydroxylase family protein, translated as MALMTGEQYVESIRKMNMEIYMFGEKVDNPVDNPILRPSLNSVKATYDLAQLPEYEDLMTATSSLTGEKINRFTHIHQSTQDLVKKVKMQRLLGQKTASCFQRCVGMDGFNAVYSTTYETDKAHETKYHDNFVKYLKYVQENDLTVDGAMTDPKGDRSLSPSKQADPDLYLRVVERREDGVVVRGAKAHQTGISNSHEVLVMPTIAMGPDDKDYAIAFSVPVDAEGVLMIIGRQSCDTRKLEGSSIDVGNSEFGGMEALLIFDDVFVPNERIFLDGETEFAGMMVERFAGYHRQSYGGCKVGVGDVLIGAAALIADYNGAQKASHIKDKLIEMTHLNETLYSCGIACSAEGHQTESGNYIIDLLLANVCKQNITRFPYEIARLAEDIAGGLMVTAPSEKDLRDPKVGPYIEKYLTGINGVSVENRLKVLRLIENITLGTAAVGYRTESMHGAGSPQAQRIMIARQGNISGKKELAKVIAKVNE; from the coding sequence ATGGCCTTAATGACTGGAGAACAATACGTAGAGAGTATTAGAAAAATGAATATGGAAATTTATATGTTTGGGGAAAAAGTAGATAATCCTGTGGATAACCCAATACTAAGACCATCATTAAACTCCGTAAAAGCAACATATGATTTAGCACAATTACCTGAATATGAAGATTTAATGACAGCAACTTCTTCTTTAACGGGAGAAAAGATTAATAGATTTACTCATATTCATCAAAGTACACAGGACCTTGTGAAAAAAGTAAAAATGCAAAGATTACTTGGTCAAAAAACTGCATCTTGTTTTCAGAGATGTGTTGGAATGGACGGATTTAATGCAGTATACAGCACAACTTATGAAACAGATAAAGCTCATGAAACAAAATATCATGATAATTTTGTTAAATATTTAAAATATGTACAAGAAAATGATTTAACAGTAGACGGCGCAATGACTGATCCTAAAGGAGACAGATCATTATCTCCAAGTAAACAAGCAGATCCTGATTTGTATTTGCGAGTAGTTGAAAGAAGAGAAGATGGTGTTGTTGTAAGAGGAGCAAAAGCACATCAAACAGGTATAAGTAATTCTCATGAAGTATTAGTTATGCCAACTATTGCAATGGGACCTGATGATAAAGACTATGCAATAGCATTTTCAGTTCCAGTAGATGCAGAAGGTGTATTAATGATTATAGGACGTCAATCATGTGATACAAGAAAATTAGAAGGTTCATCAATAGATGTAGGAAATAGTGAATTCGGAGGAATGGAAGCATTATTGATATTCGATGATGTATTTGTTCCAAATGAAAGAATATTCTTAGATGGAGAAACAGAATTTGCAGGTATGATGGTAGAAAGATTTGCTGGTTACCATAGACAAAGTTACGGTGGATGTAAAGTTGGTGTAGGTGATGTATTAATTGGAGCTGCTGCTTTAATAGCAGATTACAATGGAGCGCAAAAAGCATCTCATATAAAAGACAAATTAATTGAAATGACTCATTTAAATGAAACTTTATATAGCTGTGGTATTGCGTGTTCAGCAGAGGGCCATCAGACAGAATCTGGAAACTATATAATTGATTTACTATTGGCAAATGTGTGTAAACAAAATATAACTAGGTTCCCATATGAAATAGCAAGATTAGCAGAAGATATAGCTGGAGGACTTATGGTTACAGCACCTTCTGAAAAAGATTTAAGAGATCCGAAAGTTGGACCATATATAGAAAAATATTTAACAGGAATAAATGGTGTATCAGTAGAAAATAGATTAAAAGTATTAAGGTTAATTGAAAATATAACACTTGGAACTGCAGCAGTAGGATATAGAACAGAATCAATGCATGGAGCAGGTTCTCCACAGGCTCAAAGAATTATGATTGCAAGACAAGGGAACATTAGTGGTAAGAAAGAATTAGCTAAGGTTATTGCAAAAGTTAATGAATAA
- the radA gene encoding DNA repair protein RadA yields the protein MAKVKTKFVCQECGYETVKWLGRCPSCSEWNTFVEEKEVRETDAKKQRGISKGKVEKIQNITSMKKERISTGSREMDRVLGGGIIKSSLVLVGGDPGIGKSTLLLQVADNAAKIDLKVLYVSGEESGEQIKIRADRLGIGKGELYVLAETNIDIIKEFVEKENPDLLILDSIQTIYSPEIVSAPGSVSQVREVTSMVMRMTKARDMASFIVGHVTKSGAIAGPRVLEHMVDTVLYFEGERHFSYRILRSVKNRFGSTNEIGIFEMREKGLMEVENPSEVFLKGRPLEAYGTVVTAAMEGTRPVLIEIQALVTYSPAGFAKRITTGIDNNRAAMLLAVLEKKAGLAMQSSDTFINVTGGLQLKEPAADLAILCALASSFKEIPVDYKTILIGEVGLTGEIRGVNSVEKRLIEAQKMGFKKAVIAEANESILKEINNIEIMTVNNIRQVMDLLF from the coding sequence ATGGCCAAAGTAAAAACAAAATTTGTTTGCCAAGAATGTGGATATGAAACTGTAAAATGGTTAGGAAGATGTCCTTCTTGTAGTGAGTGGAATACTTTTGTTGAAGAAAAAGAAGTAAGAGAAACTGATGCAAAGAAACAAAGAGGTATAAGTAAAGGGAAAGTTGAAAAAATACAAAATATAACTTCAATGAAAAAGGAAAGAATATCAACTGGTAGCAGAGAAATGGACAGAGTTTTAGGTGGAGGAATTATAAAGAGCTCCTTAGTTTTGGTAGGAGGAGACCCTGGTATAGGAAAATCCACATTACTTTTACAAGTTGCTGATAATGCTGCGAAGATAGATTTAAAGGTTCTTTATGTTTCAGGAGAAGAATCTGGAGAGCAAATAAAGATTCGTGCAGATAGATTAGGAATTGGTAAAGGAGAATTATATGTATTAGCAGAAACAAATATTGATATTATTAAAGAATTTGTTGAAAAAGAAAATCCTGATTTACTAATATTAGATTCTATTCAAACGATATATTCACCTGAAATAGTATCAGCACCGGGCAGTGTAAGTCAGGTTCGTGAAGTAACATCTATGGTTATGCGGATGACTAAAGCTAGAGACATGGCATCCTTTATTGTTGGACATGTTACTAAGTCAGGAGCCATTGCTGGACCAAGAGTATTGGAACATATGGTTGACACAGTATTATATTTTGAAGGAGAAAGACATTTTTCATATAGGATTTTAAGATCTGTTAAAAACCGTTTTGGTTCAACAAATGAAATAGGAATTTTTGAAATGCGAGAAAAAGGTCTAATGGAAGTTGAAAATCCATCAGAAGTGTTTTTGAAGGGGAGACCTTTAGAAGCTTATGGTACTGTAGTTACTGCTGCTATGGAAGGTACAAGACCTGTTCTTATAGAAATTCAAGCATTAGTTACATATTCACCTGCAGGTTTTGCCAAACGTATAACGACAGGCATAGATAACAATAGGGCTGCAATGCTACTTGCAGTTTTAGAGAAAAAGGCAGGATTAGCTATGCAAAGCTCGGATACCTTTATAAATGTTACTGGAGGGTTGCAGTTAAAGGAGCCAGCGGCTGATTTAGCTATATTGTGTGCTTTGGCATCAAGCTTTAAAGAAATTCCAGTGGATTATAAAACTATACTTATTGGTGAAGTAGGGTTGACTGGAGAAATAAGAGGGGTTAACTCTGTAGAGAAAAGACTTATAGAAGCCCAAAAAATGGGATTTAAAAAAGCTGTTATAGCAGAAGCAAATGAAAGTATTTTAAAAGAAATAAATAATATTGAAATAATGACAGTTAATAACATAAGGCAAGTTATGGATTTGTTGTTTTAA
- a CDS encoding helix-turn-helix domain-containing protein: MDIGEKIKRLRNATSLTQQELADRCELTKGYISQLERDLTSPSIATLTDILECLGTDLGSFFSDAVDSKIVFKEEDVFIKEEVDDNYTINWIIPNAQKNKMEPILVELGSYGKTKLDEPHEGEEFGYVLSGTIMLCYGNQIYKVKKGESFYFKTNKSHYIENTSKNTARLIWVSTPPNF, from the coding sequence ATGGATATTGGTGAAAAAATTAAAAGATTAAGAAATGCGACTTCCTTAACACAGCAGGAATTAGCAGATAGATGTGAGTTAACAAAAGGTTATATATCTCAGTTAGAAAGGGATTTAACATCTCCTTCAATTGCAACACTTACTGATATTTTGGAATGCTTAGGTACTGATTTAGGCAGTTTCTTTAGCGACGCTGTAGACAGTAAGATAGTATTTAAAGAAGAAGACGTATTTATAAAAGAAGAAGTTGATGATAATTACACTATTAATTGGATAATACCTAATGCACAGAAAAACAAAATGGAACCTATTTTAGTTGAGCTTGGAAGCTACGGTAAAACAAAACTTGACGAACCCCATGAGGGTGAAGAATTTGGTTATGTTTTAAGTGGAACAATAATGCTTTGTTATGGTAATCAAATATACAAAGTTAAAAAGGGAGAATCTTTTTACTTTAAAACTAATAAAAGTCATTATATTGAAAACACTAGTAAGAATACTGCCCGTTTAATTTGGGTAAGTACTCCACCAAATTTTTAA
- the potA gene encoding spermidine/putrescine ABC transporter ATP-binding protein, giving the protein MNNAIIELNNITKKFDGETVLDDITLSVQKNEFVTLLGPSGCGKTTTLRIIGGFENPDEGKVYFDSHLINDVPPFKRQLNTVFQKYALFPHMNVYDNIAFGLRIKKTDENLIKNKVEKMLELFNLKNYGKRRIDQLSGGQQQRIAIARALVNEPKVLLLDEPLGALDLKLRKEMQHELKAMQKQLGITFIYVTHDQEEALTMSDTIVVMNDGIIQQMGSPIDIYNEPENAFVADFIGESNILDGIMHDDYLIEFLGVKFECVDFGFGKGEEVDVVIRPEDLKLKHAEDGQLKGIVKSVIFKGVHYEMIVAVSDFEFLVHSTSMSPVDSNISLSLTPDDIHIMKKGE; this is encoded by the coding sequence ATGAATAATGCAATTATAGAATTAAATAATATTACAAAAAAATTTGATGGTGAAACAGTTCTTGATGATATTACTTTATCTGTTCAAAAAAATGAATTTGTTACCCTTTTAGGGCCAAGTGGATGTGGAAAAACTACCACACTTCGTATAATTGGAGGTTTTGAAAATCCAGATGAAGGAAAAGTTTACTTTGACAGCCATCTTATAAATGATGTGCCTCCTTTTAAAAGACAATTAAATACTGTTTTTCAAAAGTATGCACTTTTCCCTCATATGAATGTATACGATAATATAGCATTTGGATTAAGAATTAAAAAAACAGATGAGAATCTAATAAAAAATAAAGTAGAAAAAATGTTAGAGCTTTTTAACCTTAAAAATTATGGCAAAAGACGAATAGACCAACTTAGTGGAGGACAACAACAACGTATTGCAATCGCTAGAGCATTAGTCAATGAACCAAAGGTTCTTCTACTAGACGAGCCTTTAGGAGCTCTTGATTTAAAATTAAGAAAAGAAATGCAGCATGAACTTAAAGCAATGCAAAAACAACTTGGAATTACATTTATATATGTAACCCATGATCAAGAAGAAGCACTTACTATGTCAGATACTATTGTGGTCATGAATGATGGAATTATACAACAAATGGGTTCTCCAATAGATATTTATAACGAACCTGAGAATGCCTTCGTTGCAGATTTTATTGGAGAAAGCAATATATTAGACGGAATTATGCACGATGATTACTTAATAGAGTTTTTAGGTGTAAAATTTGAATGCGTTGATTTTGGATTTGGCAAAGGCGAAGAGGTCGATGTTGTAATACGACCTGAAGATTTAAAATTAAAACACGCTGAAGATGGACAACTAAAGGGTATAGTAAAGTCTGTTATATTCAAGGGAGTACATTATGAAATGATAGTAGCTGTATCAGATTTTGAATTTTTGGTTCATAGTACTTCTATGTCACCTGTTGATTCAAATATTAGCTTATCATTAACTCCCGATGATATACACATTATGAAAAAGGGGGAATAA
- a CDS encoding ABC transporter permease, whose protein sequence is MKNKTKYFAFPYIIWITIFIVFPSFLVLLYSITTKESNGLTTIKFTLGNFKDFFDPMYLNILWESILLAAISTVICLLIGYPTSYIIANASLNKRNTLLFLCILPMWMNMLLRTYAWMTILGNNGLINNFLELIGFSKINLLYTKGATVMGMVYNFLPFMILPIYTALTKMDTGLIEAADDLGANKATIFKKIILPLSMPGVISGIVMVFMPAVSTFIIPQLLGGNKSMMIGNLIEKLFILNGDWNFGSAISIIMMIIILISMSIMNKFDVDKEGGARLW, encoded by the coding sequence ATGAAAAACAAAACTAAATATTTTGCTTTTCCCTATATTATTTGGATAACAATTTTTATAGTCTTTCCTTCATTTTTAGTATTACTTTACAGTATAACTACAAAGGAATCAAATGGTTTGACAACAATAAAATTCACATTAGGTAATTTCAAAGATTTTTTTGACCCTATGTATCTTAATATTTTATGGGAATCAATACTTTTAGCAGCTATTTCAACTGTAATTTGCTTATTAATTGGATACCCTACTTCTTATATTATTGCTAATGCAAGTTTAAATAAAAGAAATACATTGCTTTTCCTTTGTATTTTACCTATGTGGATGAATATGCTTCTTAGAACATACGCATGGATGACTATTTTAGGAAATAATGGACTAATTAATAATTTTTTAGAACTTATTGGTTTTTCAAAAATTAATCTTCTTTATACAAAAGGAGCTACAGTAATGGGAATGGTGTATAACTTCCTTCCATTTATGATACTTCCTATTTATACAGCCTTGACTAAAATGGATACAGGACTTATTGAAGCTGCAGACGATTTAGGTGCTAATAAAGCAACAATATTTAAGAAAATCATTCTACCTCTTAGTATGCCTGGTGTTATTTCTGGAATTGTAATGGTATTTATGCCAGCAGTAAGCACCTTTATAATTCCTCAACTACTTGGCGGTAATAAGAGTATGATGATTGGTAATTTAATAGAAAAATTGTTTATATTAAATGGCGATTGGAATTTTGGTTCTGCAATATCAATAATTATGATGATTATTATATTAATTTCTATGTCTATAATGAACAAATTTGATGTTGATAAAGAAGGAGGAGCTAGACTATGGTAA
- a CDS encoding ABC transporter permease, translated as MVKKYLSKIYMGFIFIFLYAPIIVLAIFSFNESKSRGNWTGFSLKWYVELFKDRDIQMAVYYTISIAIISAIISTILGTIAAIGINSMKGKKKSMILNINYLPVVNPDIVTGISLMILYISFNIDFGFNTMLISHIVFSIPYVILSILPKLKQLDVNMTEAAMDLGATPMYALRKVIIPEIKPGIVTGFLMAFTLSIDDFIISYFTKGEGVTNLSIVIYSMARRGVRPTINALSTIMLTVVLLLMLLINKRSNGAIKEKSNILKRKEVFK; from the coding sequence ATGGTAAAAAAATATTTATCTAAAATATATATGGGATTTATTTTTATATTTCTATATGCGCCAATAATTGTTTTAGCTATCTTTTCCTTCAATGAATCTAAGTCAAGAGGTAATTGGACAGGATTTTCACTAAAATGGTACGTAGAGTTATTTAAGGATAGAGATATACAAATGGCAGTATATTATACTATATCTATTGCTATTATTTCTGCTATTATTTCAACTATTTTAGGAACAATTGCAGCAATTGGAATTAACAGTATGAAGGGCAAAAAGAAATCAATGATATTAAACATTAATTATCTTCCTGTTGTTAATCCAGATATAGTTACTGGGATTTCCTTGATGATATTATATATTTCATTTAATATAGATTTTGGATTCAATACCATGCTTATATCACATATTGTATTTAGTATTCCTTATGTAATCTTATCAATTCTACCAAAGCTTAAACAGTTAGATGTAAACATGACCGAAGCAGCTATGGATTTAGGAGCTACACCTATGTATGCCTTAAGAAAAGTTATAATACCAGAAATAAAGCCAGGAATTGTAACAGGGTTTTTAATGGCTTTCACATTATCAATCGATGATTTTATCATAAGCTATTTTACTAAAGGAGAAGGAGTGACTAATCTTTCAATCGTTATATATTCTATGGCAAGAAGAGGTGTTCGTCCTACAATTAATGCATTATCTACAATAATGCTTACAGTTGTATTGTTATTGATGTTATTAATAAATAAAAGGTCAAATGGAGCTATAAAAGAGAAATCTAATATATTAAAAAGAAAAGAGGTTTTTAAATAA
- a CDS encoding ABC transporter substrate-binding protein, protein MKKKLSLILTTLTLIIVTITGCSSKEKEVLNVLNYDIYIDKTLITEFEDANDVTVKYDTYSTPEEMYIKAKAGASNYDLIISSEYMIERMINEGMVNKLNLENIPNYQYIDDKFKNQPYDPNNEYAVPYFWGTLGILYNKETVDVSSESWEILWDENNSQRIIMMDSQRDAFAAALKLLGYSLNTVNEQELNEAKELLLEQKPHVMAYITDGAPDLMINEEADMALVWSGEAVSAMSENENLDFIIPKEGSNIWIDAMFVPSTSKNQPMAEEFINFLCSKEATLRNIDEVWYSTVHTEAITEVDEELINNSAFNIPEEKIEQMEMFRDPKEFIDLYSNRWTEIKADK, encoded by the coding sequence ATGAAGAAAAAATTAAGCTTAATATTAACAACTTTAACACTGATAATAGTTACAATAACGGGTTGCAGTTCCAAAGAAAAAGAAGTTTTAAATGTTTTAAATTATGATATTTATATTGATAAAACTCTGATTACAGAATTTGAAGATGCAAATGATGTTACTGTTAAATATGATACCTATTCTACACCTGAAGAGATGTATATTAAAGCTAAAGCTGGAGCTTCAAATTATGATCTAATAATTTCAAGTGAATATATGATTGAAAGAATGATTAATGAAGGTATGGTTAATAAACTAAATTTAGAGAACATTCCTAACTATCAATATATAGATGACAAGTTCAAGAATCAACCTTATGATCCAAATAATGAATATGCAGTTCCTTATTTTTGGGGTACTTTAGGTATATTGTACAATAAGGAAACAGTAGATGTATCTTCTGAAAGTTGGGAAATATTATGGGATGAAAATAATTCTCAGAGAATTATAATGATGGATTCTCAAAGAGATGCTTTTGCAGCAGCACTTAAACTTTTGGGATATTCATTAAATACGGTTAATGAACAAGAATTAAATGAAGCTAAAGAACTTTTGCTTGAACAAAAGCCTCATGTTATGGCGTATATTACTGATGGAGCTCCTGATTTAATGATAAATGAAGAAGCAGATATGGCTCTTGTTTGGTCAGGTGAAGCTGTTTCTGCAATGTCTGAAAATGAAAATCTTGATTTCATAATTCCTAAGGAAGGTAGTAATATTTGGATAGATGCAATGTTTGTACCATCAACTTCAAAAAATCAACCAATGGCGGAAGAATTTATCAACTTCCTTTGCTCAAAAGAAGCGACATTGAGAAATATAGATGAAGTTTGGTATTCAACAGTCCATACTGAAGCAATTACTGAAGTTGATGAAGAACTTATAAATAACAGTGCTTTCAACATTCCTGAAGAAAAAATAGAACAAATGGAAATGTTCAGAGATCCTAAAGAATTTATTGACTTGTACAGCAATAGATGGACGGAAATAAAAGCAGACAAATAA
- the ytxC gene encoding sporulation protein YtxC codes for MELLSIELNQNENHEIINNIKIITNIDESDINIELSSVSEDDIKLRYFTKDKINKKEYLEKIIGKITKLLIEYTKHESINYLKESYFYFDEEEFGSIIEAIEEEIDNDIKIQLIIKNKFKEVLEKSNTINLDGFIKFRLKFIKLYVAQVVEKCIDSYLMKKEYLDFISIIRLISESDEKEYDIVNILYNNNKLQVYDNNMKKLNYITNVEIAQELDKRIVNYDESVINILLNISPKKIILHISKIDKDDKMSQSTIEVIKRIFEGKYEVCNGCQYCDI; via the coding sequence GTGGAGCTTTTATCAATAGAGTTAAATCAAAATGAAAATCATGAAATTATTAACAATATTAAAATTATCACAAATATAGATGAAAGTGATATTAACATAGAATTATCTTCTGTAAGTGAAGACGATATAAAATTAAGATATTTTACAAAGGACAAAATTAACAAAAAGGAATATTTAGAAAAGATAATTGGAAAAATAACAAAATTATTAATAGAATATACTAAACATGAAAGTATTAATTACCTTAAAGAAAGTTATTTCTATTTTGATGAAGAAGAATTTGGCTCAATAATTGAGGCTATTGAAGAAGAAATAGATAACGACATAAAAATTCAACTAATTATAAAAAATAAATTTAAAGAAGTATTAGAAAAATCTAATACTATTAATTTAGATGGATTTATTAAGTTTAGACTAAAGTTTATTAAGTTATATGTTGCTCAGGTAGTTGAAAAATGTATAGATAGTTATTTAATGAAAAAAGAATATCTTGATTTTATAAGTATTATAAGGTTAATATCAGAGTCTGATGAAAAAGAGTATGATATTGTAAATATATTATATAATAATAATAAATTACAAGTTTATGATAATAATATGAAGAAACTTAACTATATAACCAATGTGGAAATAGCACAAGAGCTAGATAAACGAATTGTTAATTATGATGAATCAGTAATTAATATTTTATTAAATATATCACCAAAGAAAATTATTCTTCATATTAGTAAAATAGATAAAGATGATAAAATGTCTCAAAGTACTATTGAAGTAATTAAACGTATTTTTGAAGGTAAATATGAAGTATGTAACGGCTGTCAATATTGTGATATTTGA
- a CDS encoding DUF6873 family GME fold protein — translation MNPFIPLKTPRFVVIDYRANNEILKYLRKFNIEPIKTIKCSDLQGPVDGHPDMVMHPIDDKHIVVAPNVYEYYYKVFNDKGIKVIKGGKTLCRNYPEDIAYNVARIGRYAVHNTRHTDQVLKYYLEEADVEFIHVNQGYSKCSIATISNNKAITSDSSIHDKLISYNINCMFINPKIVQLNGYNHGFIGGCTGLINEKIFLSTGVINDYIILNSLKKFIQSSGYIYEEASRQQIIDLGTLIPIM, via the coding sequence ATGAATCCATTTATTCCACTTAAAACACCACGTTTTGTAGTTATAGATTATAGAGCAAATAATGAAATTTTGAAATATTTAAGAAAATTTAATATTGAACCAATTAAAACTATCAAGTGCAGTGATTTACAGGGTCCTGTAGATGGACATCCTGACATGGTAATGCATCCTATTGACGATAAACACATTGTAGTCGCTCCAAATGTTTATGAGTATTACTATAAAGTTTTTAATGACAAAGGAATAAAAGTAATTAAAGGTGGAAAAACTCTATGTAGAAACTATCCCGAAGATATAGCATATAATGTAGCAAGAATAGGGAGATATGCTGTGCACAATACAAGGCATACAGACCAGGTTTTAAAGTATTATTTGGAAGAAGCAGACGTAGAATTTATTCATGTTAATCAAGGATATTCTAAATGCTCTATAGCAACTATAAGTAATAACAAGGCTATAACATCAGATTCCTCTATACATGATAAACTCATATCATATAATATAAATTGTATGTTTATAAATCCTAAAATTGTTCAATTGAATGGATATAATCATGGATTTATTGGTGGCTGTACAGGTTTAATAAATGAAAAAATTTTTCTTTCAACGGGTGTAATTAATGATTATATTATTTTAAACTCATTGAAGAAATTTATACAGTCCTCAGGATATATATATGAAGAAGCTTCAAGACAACAAATAATAGACTTAGGAACATTAATACCAATAATGTAA